A single genomic interval of Bacillus sp. es.036 harbors:
- a CDS encoding HD domain-containing protein, protein MKIIEKAVEFSAVAHDGQYRKGSTLPYFSHPVTVGFYLIEAGASEQVIAAGILHDVVEDTAMTYDIVKEEFGKIIADLVEGCSEPDKSLSWEKRKSHTIDTLRTASFKVKQIACADKLHNLTTINYDYETEGERIWERFNRGKEMQRWYYESIYLSLLAGLTAKEAEFPLFLKLNEMIEMVFGD, encoded by the coding sequence ATGAAAATAATTGAAAAAGCTGTTGAATTTTCTGCAGTCGCTCATGATGGGCAATATAGAAAAGGCTCAACGTTGCCATACTTTTCTCACCCTGTAACAGTAGGGTTCTATTTAATAGAGGCAGGAGCGTCAGAACAAGTCATTGCAGCGGGAATACTCCATGATGTAGTGGAAGATACCGCCATGACTTATGACATCGTTAAAGAAGAGTTCGGTAAAATCATTGCAGATCTAGTTGAAGGGTGCTCAGAGCCTGATAAAAGTCTTAGTTGGGAAAAAAGAAAAAGTCATACGATAGATACGTTAAGAACAGCTTCGTTTAAAGTGAAACAAATTGCTTGTGCAGATAAACTCCATAACTTAACGACGATCAATTATGATTACGAGACAGAAGGTGAACGAATTTGGGAGCGATTTAATCGTGGAAAAGAAATGCAGCGCTGGTATTATGAATCGATCTATCTAAGTTTGTTAGCTGGTCTTACAGCAAAAGAAGCGGAATTTCCTTTGTTTTTAAAGTTAAATGAAATGATTGAAATGGTTTTTGGGGATTAG